A single region of the Xenopus laevis strain J_2021 chromosome 4L, Xenopus_laevis_v10.1, whole genome shotgun sequence genome encodes:
- the tlr9.L gene encoding toll-like receptor 7, whose amino-acid sequence MTRKLLLPLTLDLILAACLTFCKIPHFLPCDDFNNASTVICRERQLKCVPHIVSQSVKVFDLAINEIRLLANSTFSGVPNLVTLNLSDNCQPSNLRPYKEICRLIIEPHALVSLKNLSNLDLSGNSLTTVPPLPENIKYLNLNLNKIHVISGWEFSRLNNVKIIHLGYNCFYSKQCETFSLSDIAFINTVSLEELMLSFNNISSFPQNLPSSIRTLDLSENKISKIEREDLCNLTNLHSLDLQWNCQRCDHALQACYPCKNNSALQLVPGVFDCLHNLSYLNLRGNSLHTLHSSLFGSLTNLSRLVLSDNFLNLESETFFSALTKVKVLNLDFNFKPYSMYDRLVLNSNVAKMKALERITIVGYFFNVLDEEGIRPLLSLPNLRDISLRTNFILKANLSMLFRYKPLRLINLSENLISFQEHEHGQRQVIHPPLLDRGNQVEGGWMYSHCFEGPNQVEAEEIEYQQCWQYNHSVDLSFNNIGSIFPDEFLGMDEIECLNMSYNYINQRLNGTQFGHLKSLRHLDLSYNRFDIYYYKALSELPKLRILNMEHNEYQFMMKGVNHRFNFLGNLKSLVELNLNHNLIGLRITRELKSDSLEKLLFRNNELGSSWQYGKDNYLNIFTNLLSLKILDISYNQLPVIPNEVLENLPESLQKLNLSHNQLYSFHWNEIAHLRNLTNLDLGFNALTKLCAYLTESKIIYLNLTNNKISFLDKDFFDSFSELKQLTLSNNLIQAIHVTSFPQHFLQKLHSLNVNGNPFQCTCEAYWFIKFLMETTVTVEHLSTGMKCDSPDSLRGRSLLSMDPQSCQELYGHLYFIWSSILVISFMVITTIWKLFSWNLWYTGHLIMATLRSYTKLRDKPTEDFDAFIAFNTKNSAVKDWVYHELLVQLESSEGGAFTLCLEERDWLAGRSSIENLYDAIYRSKKTVFIITREWFNCGLLRHAFFMSNQRLLDEKKDVVVLVILDHKMKMSQYFVTRKRLCPKSFLNWPRNPKAHSHFWHMLRKFLRQDSRHCCGSQLRKYVDK is encoded by the exons ATG ACACGGAAATTGCTCCTGCCGCTCACTCTGGACTTGATTTTAGCAGCATGCCTGACCTTCTGCAAGATTCCACATTTTCTCCCCTGTGATGATTTCAACAACGCTTCCACTGTTATATGTAGGGAGCGTCAACTAAAATGCGTCCCTCACATCGTTTCACAGAGTGTCAAAGTCTTTGATCTGGCAATAAATGAAATACGGTTGCTGGCTAACTCCACTTTCTCCGGGGTACCAAATCTTGTTACTCTTAACCTAAGTGATAATTGCCAACCAAGCAACCTGAGACCTTACAAAGAAATCTGTAGGTTGATCATTGAGCCGCACGCCTTGGTCAGTCTGAAGAACTTATCCAATCTAGACCTTAGTGGTAACAGCCTGACCACTGTACCTCCCCTTCCTGAAAATATTAAGTACTTGAAtctcaatttaaataaaattcatgtgatttcagGATGGGAATTTTCCAGGCTTAACAATGTGAAAATCATACATCTTGGATACAACTGTTTCTACAGCAAGCAATGTGAAACATTTAGTCTGTCGGACATTGCGTTTATAAACACGGTGTCCTTAGAAGAATTGATGTTATCTTTTAACAATATTAGTTCATTTCCACAAAATCTTCCATCTTCCATTCGTACCCTTGACTTGTCAGAAAACAAGATCTCAAAAATAGAACGTGAAGATTTGTGCAACTTGACTAACCTCCATAGTCTTGATCTGCAGTGGAACTGCCAGCGCTGTGATCACGCTCTTCAGGCTTGCTACCCATGCAAAAATAACAGTGCCTTGCAACTAGTCCCAGGGGTTTTTGACTGCCTTCATAACCTTTCCTATCTAAACCTCAGGGGGAACTCACTGCACACATTACATAGTTCTTTATTCGGTAGTTTGACTAATCTCAGTCGTTTGGTTCTCTCTGACAACTTCTTGAACCTTGAAAGTGAAACATTCTTCTCAGCTCTAACCAAAGTCAAAGTGCTgaatttggattttaattttaAGCCCTATTCAATGTATGATCGTCTAGTCCTAAATTCTAATGTGGCCAAGATGAAGGCGCTAGAGAGAATTACAATTGTTGGATACTTCTTCAATGTCCTGGATGAAGAAGGCATCAGGCCTTTGCTTAGCTTGCCCAACCTCAGAGACATTAGCCTTAGGACTAACTTTATTCTCAAGGCTAACTTAAGTATGTTATTCAGATATAAACCTCTGCGCTTAATAAACTTGTCAGAAAACCTGATCTCTTTTCAAGAACATGAACATGGGCAAAGGCAGGTAATACATCCACCTCTCTTAGATAGAGGAAACCAAGTAGAGGGAGGATGGATGTACTCTCATTGTTTTGAAGGCCCTAACCAAGTGGAGGCAGAGGAGATTGAGTACCAACAGTGCTGGCAATATAATCACTCTGTTGACTTGTCTTTTAATAACATAGGGAGTATATTCCCTGATGAATTTTTGGGCATGGATGAAATTGAATGCCTTAACATGAGCTACAACTACATTAACCAGCGCTTAAATGGAACTCAGTTTGGTCACTTAAAGTCATTACGCCACTTGGACCTCTCATACAACAGGTTTGACATATACTACTATAAAGCTTTAAGTGAACTTCCCAAACTTAGGATACTAAATATGGAACACAACGAGTACCAGTTTATGATGAAAGGAGTAAACCACAGGTTTAACTTCCTTGGAAACCTAAAATCTTTGGTTGAACTAAACCTCAACCATAACCTTATCGGTCTACGGATAACAAGGGAGTTGAAGAGTGATTCCTTGGAGAAACTCCTCTTCCGGAATAATGAACTCGGAAGCTCATGGCAGTACGGCAAAGACAATTACTTAAACATCTTCACAAATCTTCTGAGTCTAAAAATATTGGATATAAGTTATAATCAGCTTCCAGTCATTCCAAATGAAGTCTTGGAAAACCTACCAGAGTCACTACAAAAACTCAACCTTTCCCATAATCAACTTTATTCCTTTCACTGGAATGAAATTGCACACCTGCGCAATCTTACAAACTTGGACCTCGGCTTCAATGCTCTGACAAAATTATGTGCTTATCTAACAGAAAGCAAGATTATTTATCTGAATCTGACAAacaataaaattagttttttggacAAAGATTTCTTTGATTCCTTCAGTGAGCTGAAACAGCTTACACTTAGTAACAATCTCATTCAAGCTATACATGTAACCAGCTTTCCCCAACATTTCCTACAAAAACTTCATAGTCTTAATGTGAATGGTAACCCTTTCCAGTGCACTTGTGAAGCTTATTGGTTCATTAAATTCTTGATGGAGACCACAGTAACGGTTGAACATCTTTCCACAGGGATGAAATGCGACTCGCCTGATAGTCTCAGAGGGAGGTCTCTCCTCTCAATGGACCCACAGTCATGTCAAGAATTATACggtcatttatattttatctggTCAAGCATTTTAGTGATATCATTTATGGTCATTACCACCATATGGAAGCTTTTTTCTTGGAACCTCTGGTATACTGGTCACCTAATCATGGCAACCCTCAGAAGTTACACAAAGCTTCGTGACAAACCCACAGAAGATTTTGATGCTTTTATCGCCTTCAACACAAAGAACAGTGCTGTGAAAGACTGGGTTTATCATGAGCTGCTGGTGCAGTTGGAAAGTTCTGAGGGGGGAGCATTTACTTTGTGCTTAGAAGAAAGAGATTGGTTAGCTGGGAGGTCAAGTATTGAGAACCTTTATGATGCAATTTACAGGAGCAAAAAGACTGTTTTCATTATTACACGTGAATGGTTCAACTGTGGTCTTCTGCGCCATGCCTTTTTCATGTCCAATCAAAGACTGCTTGATGAAAAGAAAGATGTGGTGGTCTTAGTAATTCTGGatcacaaaatgaaaatgtctcaGTATTTTGTAACAAGGAAGAGACTTTGTCCCAAGAGCTTCTTGAACTGGCCACGTAACCCCAAAGCACACTCTCACTTCTGGCATATGCTGCGTAAATTTCTAAGGCAGGACAGCCGCCATTGTTGTGGCTCCCAACTTAGAAAATATGTAGACAAATAA
- the traip.L gene encoding E3 ubiquitin-protein ligase TRAIP (The RefSeq protein has 1 substitution compared to this genomic sequence) has product MPIRAYCTICSDFFDNTRDVAAITCGHTFHQECLLQWFHSAPHRTCPQCRIQVSSRQIINKLFFDIGGEEETVLDAESLKNEVDRIKASLLVKEKEKRECQGLVDSLREMLDVRNVTIQSQQKELGDMEMLCSTLKKQIKFLDKQQSETKAAKDEARKLRNKLKTMESIEVLLQSQRSEVEEMIRDMGSGQAAVEQLAIYCVSLKKEYENLKEVRKSSAEMTEKLRKELFSSNHKAQKAELELTKVREELSASQKELHSADKEIMSLKKKVEFLQKTLTTPTASNEAISRLIFESPAPIGLERPKLRPPMMGNDINLDVTFDIDTPEHNTQKSVVAPFKKMKFDNKEHPLSSPTKNPLQESKGLMSWAGGRTGADEDDDLTLPSFIKNSLLHKKPVGSLLGLRQNTGAVRTGFDGLGGRTKFIQPSNLTEIRPLHQKMKRKKVSRPTACTSSLANQPRLEDFLK; this is encoded by the exons ATGCCCATACGCGCCTACTGTACGATTTGCTCGGACTTCTTCGACAATGCGCGGGATGTGGCCGCGATTACCTGTGGGCACACGTTCCATCAGGAGTG TTTGTTACAGTGGTTTCACTCGGCTCCACATCGTACCTGCCCACAGTGTCGAATCCAG GTTAGCTCCAGGCAAATCATCAACAAACTCTTCTTTGATATTGGCGGAGAGGAGGAGACGGTACTTGATGCAGAGTCCTTGAAG AATGAAGTTGACAGAATAAAAGCCAGTCTCCTCGTGAAAG AGAAGGAGAAAAGAGAATGCCAGGGTCTTGTGGACTCTTTACGAGAGATGCTAGATGTCAGAAATGTCACTATACAATCCCAACAGAAGGAGTTGGGTGATATGGAAATGCTGTGTTCAACACTGAAG aaacaaataaagttcttggATAAACAGCAGTCAGAGACCAAAGCTGCCAAGGATGAAGCTAGAAAACTGAGAAACAAGCTGAAAACTATGGAAAG CATTGAAGTCTTGTTGCAGTCTCAGCGATCAGAAGTGGAGGAGATGATCAGAGATATGGGATCAGGACAGGCTGCTGTAGAACAACTTGCAATATACTGTGTATCATTAAAAAA AGAATATGAGAATTTAAAAGAAGTCCGAAAATCTTCTGCAGAGATGACCGAGAAGCTAAGAAAGGAATTATTTTCTTCTAACCACAAG GCACAAAAGGCTGAGCTGGAGTTAACTAAAGTACGGGAAGAGCTCAGTGCCAGTCAGAAGGAGCTTCACAGTGCAGATAAGGAAATCATG AGTTTAAAGAAAAAGGTTGAGTTTTTGCAGAAGACCCTTACCACACCAACGGCATCTAATGAAGCAATTAGTCGTTTGATCTTTGAGAG TCCTGCACCCATTGGTTTGGAAAGACCGAAGCTCCGACCACCAATGATGGGGAATGATATCAACCTTGATGTCACCTTCGACATTGATACACCTGAACACAACACACAAAAATCTGTTGTTGCTCCATTCAAGAAGATGAAATTTGATAATAAAGA GCATCCTTTATCCAGCCCAACGAAAAACCCTCTGCAGGAGAGCAAAGGTTTAATG AGTTGGGCAGGAGGTAGGACAGGAGCTGATGAAGATGATGACCTTACCTTGCCATCTTTCATTAAGAACTCGCTGCTTCACAAGAAACCTGTAGGGAGTCTACTTGGCCTTCGGCAAAACACAGGAGCT GTACGGACTGGATTTGATGGATTGGGTGGAAGAACAAAATTCATCCAGCCT AGTAACCTAACAGAAATCCGACCTTTGCATCAAaagatgaaaaggaaaaaagtttCCAGGCCCACAGCTTGTACTTCCTCACTTGCCAACCAGCCCAGGCTCGAAGACTTCTTGAAATAA